Proteins encoded within one genomic window of Kineococcus rhizosphaerae:
- a CDS encoding GntR family transcriptional regulator produces the protein MPGARPTAALPTDGGPLYQRIADRLQAELAGQGAGGGTRLPSERHLTEHYGVSRVTVRAALRELDRRGVLTSLPARGWVVAEGAFGTPGTAAGQRVRGFADLAADRGLRATSRVLVSGTRPATTAEADVLRTAPGTTLFEMRRVRRLNDLAVAVEHNLLPLAVAPALPTVDFSTASLYAVLRSADPPKLPRVAEYSVEARNPTDVERELLDIDGPVPILQATQVTFDEDGRAIEYTVQAYRGDRYTFRASITD, from the coding sequence ATGCCGGGTGCCCGTCCGACCGCCGCCCTCCCGACCGACGGCGGCCCCCTCTACCAGCGCATCGCCGACCGGCTGCAGGCCGAGCTGGCCGGGCAGGGAGCCGGTGGCGGGACGCGGCTGCCGTCCGAGCGCCACCTCACCGAGCACTACGGCGTCTCCCGGGTCACTGTCCGCGCGGCGCTGCGCGAACTGGACCGCCGGGGCGTGCTGACCTCCCTGCCGGCACGGGGCTGGGTCGTCGCCGAGGGGGCCTTCGGCACCCCCGGGACCGCTGCGGGACAACGGGTCCGCGGGTTCGCCGACCTTGCGGCCGACCGCGGGCTGCGCGCCACGTCCCGGGTGCTGGTCAGCGGCACCCGCCCCGCCACCACCGCCGAGGCCGACGTGCTGCGCACCGCACCCGGCACGACCCTGTTCGAGATGCGGCGGGTCCGCCGCCTCAACGACCTCGCCGTCGCCGTCGAGCACAACCTGCTGCCCCTGGCGGTCGCCCCGGCCCTGCCCACCGTCGACTTCAGCACGGCGTCGCTGTACGCGGTCCTGCGCTCGGCCGACCCGCCGAAGCTGCCGCGCGTCGCCGAGTACTCCGTGGAGGCGCGCAACCCCACCGACGTCGAGCGCGAGCTGCTCGACATCGACGGCCCCGTCCCGATCCTGCAGGCCACCCAGGTCACCTTCGACGAGGACGGCCGCGCCATCGAGTACACCGTGCAGGCCTACCGCGGGGACCGGTACACCTTCCGCGCCTCCATCACCGACTGA
- a CDS encoding DMT family transporter — MTSPSTTAPAARSTGWLPYAGLLVLFWGVWGAFSALPTSRYGYPDEMVYVVWAFTMIIPAVVSLRGRRFDRRGIAAFYGLVIGLSGAGGQLLLFKALAIGPAYVIFPVIALSPAVTVVMAVVALRERVTRLAAIGVVLALAAIVLFSVSGGSASVDVGSWMVLALLVCLAWGVQAYYMRKAAVAGVDDATTFGWMTVSGLLLVPVALLVTGGLPGGFGWRAPALTAVTQVLNAVGALFLVMAMSRGKASIVAPVTNALAPVLTIVLSLAVYRTLPSVFQTAGIVLALAGSTLMVRADEKRGEAATAPAPSRSVSP; from the coding sequence GTGACGTCACCGAGCACCACCGCCCCCGCAGCCCGCTCCACGGGCTGGCTGCCCTACGCCGGCCTGCTCGTCCTCTTCTGGGGCGTGTGGGGCGCGTTCTCCGCGCTGCCGACCTCGCGCTACGGCTACCCCGACGAGATGGTCTACGTCGTCTGGGCCTTCACGATGATCATCCCCGCGGTCGTCTCGCTGCGCGGCAGGCGGTTCGACCGCCGCGGGATCGCCGCCTTCTACGGCCTGGTCATCGGGCTGTCCGGCGCCGGCGGCCAGCTGCTGCTCTTCAAGGCGCTCGCGATCGGCCCCGCCTACGTCATCTTCCCGGTCATCGCGCTGTCCCCGGCGGTCACCGTAGTCATGGCCGTCGTCGCCCTGCGCGAACGCGTCACGCGCCTCGCGGCGATCGGTGTCGTCCTCGCGCTGGCCGCGATCGTCCTGTTCTCCGTCTCCGGCGGCTCCGCGTCGGTCGACGTCGGGTCCTGGATGGTCCTGGCCCTGCTCGTCTGCCTGGCCTGGGGCGTGCAGGCGTACTACATGCGCAAGGCCGCCGTCGCCGGGGTCGACGACGCCACGACCTTCGGCTGGATGACCGTCTCCGGGCTCCTGCTCGTCCCCGTCGCGCTGCTCGTGACCGGTGGCCTGCCCGGCGGGTTCGGGTGGCGGGCCCCGGCGCTGACCGCCGTGACCCAGGTCCTCAACGCGGTCGGTGCGCTGTTCCTCGTCATGGCCATGAGCCGCGGCAAGGCGTCCATCGTGGCCCCCGTGACCAACGCGCTCGCCCCGGTCCTGACCATCGTCCTGTCGCTGGCCGTCTACCGGACCCTGCCGAGCGTCTTCCAGACCGCGGGCATCGTCCTCGCCCTCGCCGGGTCGACGCTCATGGTCCGCGCCGACGAGAAGCGCGGCGAGGCCGCCACCGCCCCCGCCCCGTCCCGGTCCGTCTCCCCCTAG